The Serinus canaria isolate serCan28SL12 chromosome 2, serCan2020, whole genome shotgun sequence genomic interval AACAAGAAGCAAGCTTAATAAAGAAGCtatgggtttggggttttttactggTAAAGCGTCATGCAGGTTTCTGTATATAAGTGCTGTAATTATTAATGTGGTTCCAGTGATGTGTCTAGTGGCCTTTTGTGGTGTGGAAGCATATTTTCAGAATGTCTGTTTATAGGCATAGCTCTCTCCTAAGAAATTAGCAGGTTATTGATCTGTCTCCCAAAATGAGATGCAACCCAGATTGTTTAGTTGCTTCCAAATCAAAACTGATTTATTGTTTCATGGACAAGTCTTTAAATCAAGTGTTAAAACATTACTGCTATATcatatgggattttttttttctttttcctaaggTGGTGTTACTGTATTTGTGGCCTTATATGATTATGAAGCTAGAACTACAGATGACCTTTCATTTAAGAAAGGTGAACGGTTCCAGATAATAAATAACACGTAAGTGTTCTCATTCCCAGACCTCACTGGGTTGTTTGAAATAATTAGATCCTTAGTTCTTTTGGAAATCCTTGTATCCTATTTCAGTGAAGggtaattgattttttttttaatacattcaATATTTTATAAGCATGGGGTTAAAATATATAATACTGCTAATACAATAACTTTTCAGGTTGAGATCAGGGTTTGGGTGTAGATGTAGAACTATAGCAACTGTGGTAGCCCTAAGCCTTTTCTCAATTGGGTGacttccttcccctccctgctccagcagggcactGCTACCCCCTTGGGGCAACAAAGGTGGGGACAGGTACTGCTCCATCCCAGACTTTGCACCTGGAGTTactctctgctctggagagccAATTCCACTAAGACGCATTTGTGTTGCTCACAACACCAAATGGGTGTAGGTACAGCACAAACTATTTGAGATGCCCtcataattaaaataacatcTTACCTAAATTTACCTGCCTTTCATATGTGAGTACCTTACAGGTGCTAATGTTATGTGTTGTGTTTATATGTGGAAGAGGTAATGATGTTTCATTGCAGGGAAGGAGACTGGTGGGAAGCAAGATCCATTGCTACGGGAAAGACAGGCTACATCCCAAGCAATTATGTAGCTCCTGCAGACTCCATTCAAGCAGAAGAGTAAGACACTGTATCCTGTCAATTTTATACACTTCCTACCCTGTGGTGATACTGGTTTTTAAAGTCATTATATGTAACATTTAAGGGTAAAGTAGGAGAATACTATTAATGAAAGCAGTGCTGCTTGGATTATGTCAGAGGTTTAAATATTAGTAAGCATGGGTTGAACACTCATGCAGATGTTTTCTGACTGCTTGCTACATGCAGGGCTAAAGGAGAAAGGATGGGAGAATTCAGTAATGATAAAAATTGGAGGGCATGCCTTGTGTATCATATAAAGCAAAAATTTATGGGTTTTAACTAGAGAGTTCACACACCATCAATTCTAGggttttattcctatttttgcTTGCCAAACCCTGAGTCAAGATCAGCTATATACTTGGTTTACCTTAACCTTACATTCTAAAAAAGCATGTGtgcacaattatttttaatctattaATCTGTAATAACTTTTTGTTGACAAAATTGTCTGATATGCTAAGGACTGCtatgaattttgaaaattatactGCTTTGTGTACCAGTGCTTCATACATTCATTTACTAACATCCTGGAGTGGTTAGACAATCACATAAAATTACTGTGGATCCCGTAGGTTGGAGTAGAGTTTTAGTAGAGTAGAGTTTTACCCTTGTTGCAAGGGATTGTATTTGTTGTACTAGAAATATAAAGTTGCACAGCTCTTGTTTCAGTGATACTGCCAATCAGCAGTTCACTGATATGTGATCTGTGCACTTCTCTGTTTGCTACTGCATGTCTGGGAAAAGTGCCTGATTTTCAAGATGTTTGCTCAATCTCAAGCTGAGACTTTAGcatgttgctgctgctgctctcacttGGCTCTGTGCTATTAAAAAATGATAGCATCAAAGACACTCTTATTTTGCACCCCTGAGTTTCAtctggttttaaaattattaacttttgtttatttttggggaaaaaaagtcaaatatttctttttttaaactatgcAATAAAAGCTTAGGCCCTTACAACTGCAGTGGTGGTAAAATGGAAATGGTAGCCCTTTACAAAGAAAGCATAGCTCTTAAACACTAACCAGAACAAAGTGGTGGGACTTGTCATGTTATGTGATGACTAGAGGTGAGAGTAAAGGGTGATGAAATGAGGAACCTTctaaaaactgtttattttttaaaaacagtgctAATTTTATGAAATATCCGCACAACATTTGGAGTACAGTTCATTTGCTTTAGAGTTTGTTAGCCCTGTGCTTTAATAGAGTTTGTAGATTTTGTGTAGTGACTGCAATTAGAAATACAAGTGCAAATGCCATACAGAGCCCCAAGCTGCTAAGAGTTTGTCTGTGGTCTTTTCTAAGCCTGGAGGCATTTTTAGCAGAAACTGCTTTTGACAGGATTCATATtatttgtgtgctttttttaaTGACACCATAGTATAAATGTTTAATTGTCTCtaaaagagaaagcaatttttataGGTAGTGAAATGAAACAGCACTTAACAATATAGTCTATAAATTGTTGTAGTCTGgggaaaaggcattttcatGTGAAGTTTTGAACTAGGTTAAAGTTTGCTTCTGTAAGATTTTAGTTTACATCCAAATTGTCTCCAGTGTGTATACTCTCATATCCATTTCTAGTTTTGCACATCTCCTTCAACACTCAAACTGCAAGCACAACAAAATGTAAGAATAAGTTTTGAATTCCCATGTGATTGCACAGGCCATTCTGTTCATGGCCAACAAAGTGATCCCTCTTTATCTAcattttttccctagaaaatgTTTCACCCACAAAGCCATTGTTTTGCAGCAGTTTCCAGTACTACTTTTCCCATCACTCATGAAGCCAAATTAGCTTGACGATAAGATAGTGACAGACAAAAATGTGTGAAATTTACACTTTACATCACTTTGTAACTTCTGGgacatttaataaaaacaagatATAGTTAGAAATAAATCTTATTCCAAAGTCTGGGGATTCATGTGAAGATGGACCTTAAAATTATCACTGGCTCAGGACAGCAATGTGTGCAGGATGTTCATCAGGATGGGCACACTGTGGGAGTATAGAAGAAAAAACTCCTTATGTGAAAGAGCTGAAGGCAAGAAAAAGTACAAGTCTTCTAAAACATCTGTGTTCTTTTTGTTATGAGAATAATTTGGAATGTTACTCACAAAGAAGTAAATGACACCTACCATAGGGGTTTTCCTAAATGATCAATAGAAAAAAGGGCTCTCTCTGCTGAGGTAGAGAAAGATGGGAGGCAACAGAAATTGAAACAGAAGAGTTTCCAGCTGAAtataagaaacatttttatcctGAGGACAGCCAGGAAGGTATATGGGTTGCCCAGGCTGGTGATCTGTCCTTCAAGGGTTTCAAGCCTGAAGTAGACTACATCCTGAGCAGCTAGGTGTGATGTCACTGCTgaccctgcctgcagcagaaatcTGCACCAGGGAACTCCAAGGGtccttccaacctgaatgaACCTGTCATCCAATGATATTCATGCACACTCACTTTGcattaaatattgttttctaACATAAAGCCAAAACTTATTAAAGAAGgtatttcagctgctgcagttttgaATGTGCTACCAAAGTGTGTCATCTGATTCATCTTGGCCTGAAAACTTAGCCTGAGGAGGGTGTTCCTTTCGATGTTAAGAACAGTTGATGTCTGTTGTTAAACCAGCAGAAAACCATACTGTTTGTAGATACAGGCCTCTTTGCATGTGTTTTGTAAATAACAGAAATGAGAGTCATACAGAAATAGGTCATCTTAATCTTTTGTCTGTATGGATGTCATTGCTTTTGTTGATCTGTATCTGCTTTGGGATACTTGTAGCCCAGCAACTGTTTTGGAATATTAGTTAGTCCAGTCAGTGCttgagattttaaaatcttttgcttATATGAGTACCAAAGCATAGGAAGCTTTTATTtacacatttccttttaaattttctagGTGGTATTTTGGTAAGATGGGCAGGAAGGATGCAGAAAGGCTACTTTTAAATCCTGGAAACCAGCGTGGTATTTTCTTAGTAAGAGAGAGTGAAACCACTAAAGGTATGTATGTGTATCTCTTCTctctcccattccctgctctccccaacACCAAAGTGAACATTTTTATGCCTGTCCCATGATACACATGAATGTGCACACCAAGTATGTGCGCCATGACACTTGGGGAGATACGTTAAATACCTTTTTATATTTTGGTGAAGAACCAGATGTGACTTTTTTCCTAGGTGCTTATTCCCTTTCTATACGTGACTGGGATGAGGTCAGAGGTGATAATGTAAAACACTACAAAATCAGGAAACTTGACAATGGTGGATACTATATCACAACCAGAGCACAATTTGAATCTCTACAGAAGCTGGTGAAACACTACAGAGGTAAGCCCAAGTTCCAGTGTCCCAGTGTTACCCTGTGCCTACTGTAAGGAAGAAGGACTGCATCCATAGCTTATTCTTAAAATTCACAAccataaaatttctttctgatttcaACAAAAAGTAAATGGACTAATTGTTTTTTATCAACATTAAGATGTTACTTTTGTTACAGTCTTACCCTTGCTTAACTGTGAAGCTGTTGactattttttctgttttccagaacaTGCCGATGGGCTGTGTCATAAGCTAACAACTGTGTGTCCCACTGTGAAACCACAGACACAGGGACTAGCAAAAGATGCTTGGGAAATTCCTAGAGAATCTTTGAGGCTGGAAGTTAAGTTGGGCCAAGGATGTTTTGGTGAAGTGTGGATGGGTAAGAGCTTAATGCAACACTTTTCAGTTGTTCCTGTGAATGTTTTAATAGTATTTAAAGTAAATCGGGATATGAAAAGATAATATCATAgagaaatgaagggaaaaatacCAGTTATGATCATGCATGTAATGGTAAAATTAATATTCAATATAGTTCTTGTTTATGATTATTCTGTTAGctaagaaaacagaagcaaaaaaaaaaaaatttcagcgGAAAATCTCTTCGGTATTACAGTGGGGAATAAAACCTAATCTGTTTCTCTAGGAACATGGAATGGAACCACAAAAGTAGCAATCAAGACACTAAAACCTGGTACAATGATGCCAGAAGCTTTCCTGCAGGAGGCTCAGATCATGAAGAAGCTACGACACGACAAGCTTGTGCCACTGTATGCAGTCGTTTCTGAGGAACCAATCTACATCGTCACTGAATTCATGACAAAAGGTGTGGGACAGAATAGTTAGAAATACTGCATTTAAAAGGTTATTTAAGACCTCAGCAACAAATCAAATGTTTAATTAATGTTACGTATAAGCTAACTGGAGTATAAGTGttaattttgattaaattaaaatgagcAACGCTTGACCTACTTGGAGCAGTCCTAATTTAGATTATGGGCAGAGGCATGATTCCTTTGCACATCTGTGTCACCCTTTCTAATCTTCTAAGTACAAgactgggggggggggtggtttCTCCTCATTTTTAGTGTGTACTGTCCATTACATTTAAATGGAACAGCATAGCTGGGAGTATTATTATGAGATTATGCCTGCCTGTAGACAGGTCATGCTAACAACAAAACATGTTgagctttggtttttttagtgtttctttcccagcagtgtaatagtaaattttaaaaaggttgagtggttttttttcccagactcCCTCCTTTATCCCCTTGTTTTCAGTCTTTGATCCTTCTTCCTTTGCTCTTTGtcatttccccctccccctgctGCTGAAACGGGGATTTAAAGATTTAGGCAGAATGCAGAAATAAACATCATAAGCATATGACTGTTAAGAAGCAGCAGATTTCCAAGTCaattattcaattttttataaaatgcagACTTCTGTTCAAGTCAGAGACAAATTTTGCTATCTTTATAAGCTACAGAAGCAAGGGAGTGGCTAGTTGTGTTTAGTACTGCACTACAAATGTATGGGTTTacttttttgctgtttggaTGGGGTTTTTAAAGGGTTGTATAAGATCAAAAAGGTAAAAAcgaacagaaaatataaaaacttccttctgcatttttttcctaaataacaCTAGACAGCTATGCAAAGTCAGTTTTCATTGTTCAGAAATCAGGTTTCAGCAAggcagtaaggaaaaaaatatttataactgcctaaagaaaagcagtgttcACTACCAGAACTGGTTACCttgcaaaagcagaagaattGTAATTTGTCTAAATTATGGATTCAAAATGCTGTTGGAAGCTTCTCTTTATAGCTTTCCTTTGACAAAATTCTCACATTTTACAAAACCTACAGAATTTCCTTGTTCTACGCTACtagaacaatttatttttatttcctctttcacaaggaaaaaaagcaggtaCAAACTGCAGAGTGTCCAACTGTTTTTTGCGGTGTGGACAGGTTACTAGAGATCAGTGGGAAATCTTTGCTCCTCTTCAGTCCTTTGATCTCATGAACCAAGGTCAGAAAAAGtctgtgcaaacacacacagcaaacagcagcagcagtgtgggtCTGTCCTGACACACTTTTACTTTCACTGTGCAAAAATACAGCAAGTCACTGAAGTTATGTTGGATAAATCTAATTCAGAGTTACTGCTATGAACAGTTCTGAATCCACTTCAGGATATGCAGTCAAGTAGTTTCTTTCCTCGCCTTGGCCACACTTGTAATTTTGTTACTGTAACTTGGACAGTGTGATTAGTTACAAATCTTTACCAGTTTCTTAGGAAAGAGGTCCTGTTCTTATCTCGAGTGCCATAATGCCACCTGTAAAAACTGTTATGTAGGGACAAAGCTTTACTGCACAAGGAGAGGTTGGAGTCTTGGTCCTTGGAACTGATTTCAGATACTGCTCGTGTAATGTTGTGGGTACAATTGCATTATATAAATTGGAGAAAATAAGGTATTGTAAAGAATGGAAGATAGTTTTCcctgtaagaaagaaaaagcaacaatttcagaataatttctctGATGTATGATTTGGGCTGGCAGGAAAATAGGAGTCAGGGatagagttgttttttttttcttctgcaattaTAAATCTCGCAGCGGAAGAAAATCTAGCTAGTAGGAGCACTGATACCAACAACACTGGAAAAATTACACTGTATTGCTAGAAACAGCAGTCTGTTTTGTTATTGTTTAGTTATTTGCATTATTGAAGTGGATTCCAAACCACTTGGATAGAATTGCACTGACTAGTTATGAGTGCAGAGGTAACTATGGGCAGGATCACTGGGTCACATATTCTAGTAAATGATGGATTTTCAAATACAGATTTCATGAGATAAATGTGCCAATCATAATGTCTAAGAAGAAAATCTCATTTGTGTTTTCAGATCAAgttaatgtttttgttttttccttttttcccaccCCAAAACGTGCTATGTTTTACAGGCAGCTTGCTAGACTTCCTcaaagaaggggaagggaaataCTTAAAACTCCCACAGCTCGTCGACATGGCTGCTCAGGTACCAAAAGAAACTTACAAAACTTGTATTTTGTACCTAGAGAAGTGGTATCACGTATCAACTAAACATAAATATCAAATGCTCTGGATGttgtgtgctgctctgtgttacCCTTTCTGTTGTGGGTTTGTGATTTGTCAGAAAGGAAACAGTCTGGTTTGCAATTAGCAGATACTGCACAGCCAGACACACTAATCAGTGCCAAGCTCTTGGTTGCTATACTATAATTCCGATACTTATACAATGGGAATGGAGCTCAAATAAGGGGGTGCAGCTTAATGCTTGGGAGAAATGTATATAGCCATGAAAAACAACCTTTTataacacttttatttttaagattgCAGATGGCATGGCTTACATTGAAAGAATGAACTACATCCACAGGGACCTCCGGGCAGCTAACATTCTTGTAGGAGACAATCTTGTGTGTAAAATAGCAGATTTTGGTTTAGCAAGGTTAATAGAGGACAATGAGTACACTGCAAGACAAGGTAAGGCcagttatttatttaataagaCCAGTTGCCTTTCAATTGCTTAGAACTGTTATATTTAGCAGAACATGTCTGTGTATTCTGTGTTCATGGATAAAGATCCTGCATGGAAGTGTGCTTTCACAGCTCTGTTTAGGTGAGCCCCTCACCTAAGTGTAATCCTAGTAAACTTCCTTTGTTCCAAGTTATGTGGcagtttgtttgtgttttcaaaaaacacttttaattatttttgggGGTTAAAACATCCTGCAGTTTGAAGAGAGAAGAGATTCCAGAGAAGTTGTTCATCAGGTTCATTTTTTGAAACATATTTAAGTAAGACTCTCAGATGTCTTTAGTGCTTCCAGATATTGTAGCCAGTAGTAGCTGTCCTAgtttaagaaataataaaatacgATTCCACCTTGAATTTTATCAATAAAGcaaagtacaaaaatatttttagtgtattattcttttcaaaatattttgaagtgtAAGCAAATTGTGGATTAGCAAGGGAAAATTGAGCATCTGTCTTTCCAATGTTTGTAGGAGCTAAATTTCCAATTAAATGGACCGCTCCAGAAGCAGCGTTGTATGGTCGGTTTACAATCAAGTCGGACGTGTGGTCATTTGGAATTTTACTGACAGAGCTGGTAACTAAGGGGAGAGTGCCATATCCAGGTAACAGGAAGAtttaatagatttttcttttctttgtattcTCTGCCTCTGAACTTACCTTTTGtactttttcccttcattcaGAGCCCAGAGTTgacaagcagaaacaaaaacttAGTTAGACCTTACTGGTTCCTTTGTTCGCTA includes:
- the YES1 gene encoding tyrosine-protein kinase Yes produces the protein MGCIKSKEGKGPAMKYRTENAPEPVISHVSHYGSDSSQATQSPSIKGSSAVNFNSHSMTPFGGPSGMTPFGGASSSFSAVPSTYPSTLTGGVTVFVALYDYEARTTDDLSFKKGERFQIINNTEGDWWEARSIATGKTGYIPSNYVAPADSIQAEEWYFGKMGRKDAERLLLNPGNQRGIFLVRESETTKGAYSLSIRDWDEVRGDNVKHYKIRKLDNGGYYITTRAQFESLQKLVKHYREHADGLCHKLTTVCPTVKPQTQGLAKDAWEIPRESLRLEVKLGQGCFGEVWMGTWNGTTKVAIKTLKPGTMMPEAFLQEAQIMKKLRHDKLVPLYAVVSEEPIYIVTEFMTKGSLLDFLKEGEGKYLKLPQLVDMAAQIADGMAYIERMNYIHRDLRAANILVGDNLVCKIADFGLARLIEDNEYTARQGAKFPIKWTAPEAALYGRFTIKSDVWSFGILLTELVTKGRVPYPGMVNREVLEQVERGYRMPCPQGCPESLHELMKLCWKKDPDERPTFEYIQSFLEDYFTATEPQYQPGDNL